A genome region from Nocardia sp. NBC_00565 includes the following:
- a CDS encoding non-ribosomal peptide synthetase, with translation MTTGFPEVRPAPEDRYRPFALTDTQLAYVLGRDDAFRFSGVAAHGYYEYEGAIDIDRFAAAWRSLIDRHEALRLVIDIDRREQRVLESVPPFQPVIHDLRGLTASARTARLAELRDTYSHLVPEPGTWPLFHVAVSRLDDEVSRIHIGFDGLCFDYLSWRLLLAELSLRYRDPAAELPELSLTFRDYVRALAELEHSEIYRRAQRYWIDRVPSFPAAPRLPANRSTENSTTRFTRREAGLPPAQWRQLTKYARAHGLTTSALMMAAFAEVLAVWSGERSFALNIPSMNRIPLHEQVESVVGEFASISALAVDHDSAATFAARAKRIQATLWDDLEHSHYSGLRFMRELTRHDGIADRAQLPIVLTSTLGWSDGARTPFDGQVREVYALSQTPQVSLDVQIHEADGELYYNWDTVDSAFAPGVIDAMFTAFRELLERLAESTELWQQTDLSLVPLAAAELTGRPVDTAAALVPELFIERARRQAEHPALIDGSVTISYGALLEQAGRIANRLRETSGAATGQPIVAILLDKGWRQFAAVYGVLLSGAAYLPIDTALPPQRIRGILQRSGAIAALTGAATPAAVRAVAEDLPQLALVDIDGAAVRASSPLVPEVAIDRHDLAYVLYTSGSTGEPKGVMIEHGGVANCVVDTMTSFEIGSADRSLAVSALHHDMSGFDVFVALCAGATIVVPAADRQRDPRHWRSLAAEHAVSVWCSVPAMLEMLHAEGGTPLTSLRLAMVGGDWVVPALVDQLREHCPNARLVGIGGPTETTLWNIWYVVGDVDPTWRSIPYGRPIANTRYLLLDQAMRPVPAGVVGEIYCGGPGIARGYLDDPVRTGQSFVTLPETGERLYRTGDFGRLLPSGDIEFAGRRDRQVKIRGHRIELGDVEAALASLPQVDAAVVTPVPTADGRGSRALVAHVVAHNGADVEELDRDIAAALPAHMAPGTVRLIESLPLTPNGKVDHRALVAAAAEAAGRAERRVQPTTPLEAVLGQVWRDVLQVPEVGVEDNFYALGGDSVVAVDVTRELREVLADPTIELHLLLGAPTLGELARGLLAREQSPGRLDEIARMYLEILELGDEQVESELTGNADRTVAEGN, from the coding sequence GTGACAACCGGATTTCCCGAGGTCCGGCCCGCGCCTGAGGACCGGTACCGGCCGTTCGCGCTGACCGATACGCAACTGGCATACGTGCTCGGGCGCGATGACGCGTTCCGATTCAGCGGTGTCGCGGCCCACGGATACTACGAATACGAAGGCGCCATCGATATCGATCGGTTCGCGGCGGCCTGGCGCTCGCTGATCGATCGGCACGAGGCGCTGCGCCTGGTCATCGATATCGATCGACGCGAACAGCGGGTACTGGAATCGGTTCCGCCGTTCCAGCCGGTAATACACGATCTGCGGGGGCTCACCGCGAGCGCTCGTACCGCCCGGCTCGCGGAGTTGCGCGACACCTACTCGCATCTGGTGCCGGAACCCGGGACCTGGCCGCTGTTCCACGTCGCGGTGAGTCGGCTCGACGATGAGGTCAGCCGTATCCACATCGGCTTCGACGGACTGTGTTTCGACTATCTCAGCTGGCGACTGCTGCTGGCGGAGCTGAGTCTGCGCTACCGGGATCCGGCAGCCGAACTTCCCGAACTGTCGCTGACCTTCCGCGACTATGTGCGTGCCCTCGCCGAACTAGAGCACTCCGAAATCTATCGCCGGGCCCAGCGGTACTGGATCGACCGGGTGCCGAGCTTCCCCGCAGCGCCGCGGTTGCCCGCGAATCGCTCTACCGAGAATTCGACGACCCGCTTCACCCGCCGCGAGGCCGGTCTGCCGCCCGCGCAGTGGCGGCAGCTGACCAAATACGCACGGGCACACGGGCTCACGACCTCGGCCTTGATGATGGCCGCGTTCGCCGAGGTCTTGGCGGTGTGGTCGGGCGAGCGCAGCTTCGCGCTGAATATCCCCAGCATGAACCGGATTCCGCTGCACGAGCAGGTCGAGTCGGTGGTGGGGGAGTTCGCATCGATTTCGGCGCTCGCGGTGGACCACGACAGCGCCGCGACCTTCGCGGCGCGGGCGAAACGGATTCAGGCGACCCTGTGGGACGACCTCGAGCACAGCCACTACAGCGGTCTGCGCTTCATGCGTGAGCTCACCCGTCACGACGGCATCGCCGATCGCGCGCAGCTGCCGATCGTGCTCACCAGCACCCTGGGGTGGTCCGACGGTGCGCGGACTCCGTTCGACGGTCAGGTCCGCGAGGTGTACGCGCTGTCACAGACCCCGCAGGTCAGCCTCGACGTACAGATCCATGAAGCCGACGGTGAGCTGTACTACAACTGGGACACAGTCGATTCGGCGTTCGCGCCCGGCGTGATCGATGCCATGTTCACCGCGTTCCGCGAGTTACTCGAACGCCTCGCGGAATCCACCGAACTGTGGCAGCAGACCGACCTGTCGCTGGTGCCGCTCGCGGCCGCCGAACTGACCGGACGACCGGTCGATACGGCGGCGGCCCTGGTGCCGGAGCTGTTCATCGAGCGTGCGCGCCGTCAGGCCGAACATCCGGCACTGATCGACGGTTCGGTGACGATCAGCTACGGCGCCCTGCTCGAACAGGCCGGTCGCATCGCGAACCGATTGCGCGAGACCTCCGGCGCCGCCACCGGTCAGCCGATCGTCGCCATCCTGCTGGACAAGGGCTGGCGCCAGTTCGCCGCGGTGTACGGCGTGCTGCTGTCGGGTGCGGCATATCTGCCGATCGACACCGCCCTTCCGCCGCAACGTATCCGCGGCATTCTCCAGCGCTCGGGTGCGATCGCCGCGTTGACCGGTGCCGCGACGCCCGCCGCGGTGCGGGCGGTGGCCGAGGATCTGCCGCAGCTCGCACTGGTCGATATCGACGGCGCGGCGGTGCGGGCGTCGAGTCCGCTCGTGCCCGAGGTCGCGATCGATCGGCATGATCTCGCCTACGTGCTGTACACCTCGGGATCCACCGGGGAGCCGAAGGGTGTGATGATCGAGCACGGCGGCGTGGCGAACTGCGTCGTCGATACGATGACCAGCTTCGAGATCGGCTCGGCGGACCGATCTCTCGCGGTGTCGGCACTGCACCACGACATGTCCGGATTCGACGTATTCGTCGCGCTGTGTGCCGGGGCGACGATCGTCGTGCCCGCCGCCGACCGGCAGCGCGATCCGCGGCACTGGCGCAGCCTCGCCGCCGAACATGCGGTGTCGGTGTGGTGTTCGGTGCCCGCCATGCTGGAAATGCTGCATGCCGAAGGCGGAACGCCACTCACCTCATTGAGGTTGGCCATGGTCGGCGGCGATTGGGTCGTCCCCGCGCTGGTGGACCAGCTGCGCGAACATTGCCCGAATGCGCGCCTGGTCGGCATCGGCGGCCCGACCGAGACCACGCTGTGGAACATCTGGTACGTGGTCGGCGATGTCGATCCCACCTGGCGCTCGATTCCGTATGGGCGGCCGATCGCGAACACCCGCTACCTCCTGCTCGACCAGGCGATGCGCCCCGTGCCTGCGGGTGTCGTCGGTGAAATCTATTGCGGTGGGCCGGGAATCGCGCGCGGATATCTCGATGATCCGGTGCGCACCGGGCAATCCTTCGTCACGTTGCCGGAAACCGGTGAAAGACTGTACCGCACAGGCGATTTCGGCCGTTTGCTGCCGAGCGGCGATATCGAGTTCGCCGGTCGAAGGGACCGGCAGGTCAAGATCCGCGGCCACCGCATCGAACTCGGCGATGTCGAGGCCGCGCTGGCGTCGCTGCCCCAGGTCGACGCCGCGGTGGTGACGCCGGTGCCGACCGCGGACGGCCGCGGTTCGCGGGCGCTGGTCGCGCACGTCGTGGCGCACAACGGAGCCGACGTCGAGGAACTCGACCGCGATATCGCGGCGGCGTTGCCCGCGCATATGGCCCCCGGCACGGTGCGGCTGATCGAGTCGCTACCGCTGACCCCGAACGGGAAGGTCGACCATCGCGCGTTGGTCGCGGCGGCGGCCGAGGCCGCCGGTCGGGCCGAGCGGCGAGTGCAGCCGACGACGCCGCTGGAAGCCGTGCTCGGGCAGGTGTGGCGCGACGTCCTGCAGGTTCCCGAGGTCGGTGTCGAGGACAACTTCTATGCGCTCGGCGGCGATTCCGTTGTCGCGGTGGATGTCACCCGCGAGCTGCGTGAGGTATTGGCCGATCCGACCATCGAGCTGCATTTGCTGCTCGGCGCGCCGACGCTCGGCGAACTCGCGCGCGGCCTGCTGGCCCGCGAGCAATCGCCGGGGCGATTGGACGAGATCGCCCGGATGTACCTGGAGATTCTCGAACTCGGCGACGAACAGGTCGAGTCCGAGCTCACCGGTAATGCGGACCGGACTGTTGCGGAAGGGAACTGA
- a CDS encoding phosphopantetheine-binding protein, which translates to MYETQSETEAAPGWTIDDVRGAAAKALGHATWGLPDDADLFEHGLDSLRMMRLAGALRAGGYDLPLRVLAETPTVAAWFEIISESGEQR; encoded by the coding sequence ATGTACGAGACACAATCCGAAACCGAGGCCGCGCCCGGCTGGACGATCGACGACGTGCGTGGTGCCGCCGCGAAAGCGCTCGGTCACGCCACCTGGGGCCTGCCCGACGACGCCGATCTGTTCGAGCACGGCCTGGATTCACTGCGGATGATGCGGCTGGCCGGCGCCCTGCGCGCCGGGGGATACGACCTGCCGCTGCGGGTGCTGGCCGAAACGCCAACCGTCGCAGCCTGGTTCGAGATCATCAGCGAGTCGGGTGAGCAGCGGTGA
- a CDS encoding methyltransferase: MTSIDEPNVTAGQSELLRLLIGGWVSSSIGAAVDLGIADLLRAGPMDVDAIAAAAGVAPESLTRLLRMLRALGIITRDDADRYALSEVGALLRADHPQSMRNLVRLYQEQYFADAWNELVPALRVGEQPFTKAHGESVFDYLGSRPDALAVYGSGIAVGSMFVADLPTVYDFSGKCVVDVGGGDGTLLDVILSAVPDATGRLIERPAAVAAAADRLRGFIAQQRCEVLAGDFFDVLPAGGDVAVLCRILHNWDDDRARTILANCRAAMRPGSTLLIVERVVSDLRPTPVATAFDMHMFVMTSGRERTDEEYRTLLAASGFELVSIKGLPLEMSLVEAHAR, from the coding sequence GTGACATCGATCGACGAACCCAATGTCACGGCCGGTCAGTCCGAGTTACTACGGCTGCTCATCGGCGGATGGGTGAGCAGCAGTATCGGTGCGGCCGTCGATCTGGGCATTGCCGATCTGCTGCGCGCGGGGCCGATGGACGTCGATGCGATCGCGGCGGCCGCCGGGGTCGCACCGGAATCGCTGACTCGCCTGTTGCGGATGCTGCGCGCTCTCGGCATCATCACGCGCGACGACGCGGATCGATATGCGTTGAGCGAGGTCGGTGCGCTGCTGCGCGCCGACCATCCGCAGTCCATGCGCAACCTGGTCCGCCTGTACCAGGAGCAGTATTTCGCCGATGCCTGGAACGAGCTGGTGCCCGCGCTGCGCGTGGGCGAGCAGCCGTTCACCAAAGCGCACGGCGAGTCCGTATTCGATTATCTGGGTAGCCGACCGGACGCGCTCGCGGTCTACGGCTCCGGGATCGCGGTCGGCAGCATGTTCGTCGCCGATCTGCCCACGGTGTACGACTTCAGCGGGAAGTGCGTCGTGGATGTCGGCGGGGGCGACGGGACTCTGCTGGATGTCATTCTGTCGGCGGTGCCCGATGCGACCGGTAGGTTGATCGAGCGACCGGCCGCGGTCGCGGCGGCGGCGGATCGGTTGCGGGGATTCATAGCCCAGCAACGTTGCGAGGTGCTGGCCGGTGACTTCTTCGATGTGCTGCCCGCGGGCGGCGATGTCGCAGTGCTGTGTCGAATCCTGCACAACTGGGACGACGACCGGGCGCGCACGATCCTGGCGAACTGCCGGGCCGCGATGCGTCCTGGCTCGACGCTGCTGATCGTCGAGCGGGTCGTATCCGATCTGCGGCCCACTCCGGTCGCCACCGCGTTCGACATGCATATGTTCGTGATGACCAGTGGCCGGGAACGAACCGATGAAGAGTATCGGACGTTGTTGGCGGCCAGCGGATTCGAGCTCGTTTCGATCAAGGGCCTGCCCTTGGAGATGAGTTTGGTCGAAGCTCATGCGCGCTGA
- the menD gene encoding 2-succinyl-5-enolpyruvyl-6-hydroxy-3-cyclohexene-1-carboxylic-acid synthase, which produces MRADRVEVAEPSAAQIQAGVIVDELIRCGVREVVLCPGSRNAPLAFALHRADADRRLRLHVRIDERSAAYLALGLAAGSRTVVPVVTTSGTAVANLLPGVLEASYAGVPLMVISANRPGELQGTGASQTIVQPDIFGPAVRATTVLAQADHRYPPGGDRLPRHNARWRASIARLTATGLGLRDGNPGPVHLDVPFADPLVGSGACEPPPGRRGGGPWTVVEPTTIDAPVHVDLSLDTLVVAGHGAPTLPELAGVPTVAEPSAPPPECAVHPLVLRELHPEQVVVVGRPTLHRSVTQLLASPSVRVIVVTPDRSWTDVAGTAHAVGRTIRATGTPHRVWVDVCRAASSVARSRVHRALDETDQVTGMHVARAVTRALGAADTFVIGSSNPVRDVAMTWQRRAGVRVVSNRGVAGIDGLVSLSMGVALAGGRRTVALLGDLTFAHDSGGLLVGPSEPVPRDLSIVVANDNGGGIFGVLEQGAPEHADVFERVFGTPHGTDIAMLCAAHGVPHVAADIAELGEVLGAGARAVGGLRVVEVRTVRDGLRGLHADIRSGIELDLFGDSMAVVADKQ; this is translated from the coding sequence ATGCGCGCTGATCGGGTCGAGGTCGCCGAGCCCAGTGCGGCGCAGATACAAGCCGGTGTCATCGTCGACGAACTCATCAGGTGCGGTGTCCGCGAGGTGGTGCTCTGCCCGGGATCTCGAAACGCCCCACTGGCTTTCGCGCTGCATCGGGCCGACGCCGATCGGCGCCTGCGGCTGCATGTGCGGATCGATGAGCGCAGTGCGGCCTACCTCGCGCTCGGGCTGGCCGCGGGCAGTCGCACCGTCGTCCCGGTGGTGACCACCTCCGGTACGGCGGTCGCCAACCTGCTCCCGGGTGTCCTCGAGGCGAGCTACGCGGGCGTCCCGCTCATGGTGATCAGCGCGAACAGGCCGGGGGAGCTACAGGGCACCGGAGCGAGCCAAACCATCGTCCAGCCCGACATATTCGGTCCCGCGGTCCGTGCCACGACGGTGCTGGCCCAGGCGGACCACCGATATCCACCCGGCGGCGACCGGCTGCCGCGGCACAACGCGCGGTGGCGGGCGAGTATCGCCAGGCTGACCGCCACCGGCCTCGGCCTGCGCGACGGCAATCCCGGACCGGTGCATCTGGACGTTCCGTTCGCCGATCCGCTGGTCGGATCGGGTGCCTGCGAGCCGCCGCCCGGTCGACGCGGCGGTGGTCCGTGGACGGTCGTCGAGCCGACCACCATCGACGCGCCGGTGCACGTCGATCTCAGCCTGGACACCCTCGTCGTGGCGGGACACGGTGCGCCGACACTGCCCGAGCTGGCCGGTGTTCCCACGGTCGCCGAACCGTCGGCCCCACCGCCGGAGTGTGCGGTGCACCCGCTCGTACTGCGTGAGCTGCATCCCGAGCAGGTGGTCGTGGTCGGGCGGCCGACGCTGCACCGGTCCGTCACGCAACTGCTCGCGTCACCATCGGTCCGGGTCATCGTGGTGACCCCGGACCGGTCGTGGACCGACGTGGCGGGCACGGCACACGCGGTCGGGCGCACCATACGGGCGACCGGGACACCGCACCGGGTGTGGGTCGATGTCTGTCGCGCGGCCAGCAGCGTCGCGCGGTCCAGGGTGCACCGCGCGCTCGACGAGACCGACCAGGTGACCGGAATGCACGTGGCCAGGGCCGTCACCCGGGCGCTCGGTGCCGCGGACACCTTCGTCATCGGCTCGTCCAACCCGGTGCGCGATGTGGCGATGACGTGGCAACGTCGCGCGGGCGTTCGAGTTGTGTCGAATCGAGGAGTCGCCGGGATCGACGGGCTGGTGTCGCTGTCGATGGGTGTGGCGCTCGCAGGCGGGCGCCGCACGGTCGCGCTGCTCGGTGATCTCACCTTCGCGCACGACAGCGGCGGTCTGCTGGTCGGTCCGTCGGAACCCGTTCCGCGCGACCTGTCGATCGTGGTCGCCAACGACAACGGCGGCGGGATCTTCGGTGTGCTCGAACAGGGGGCACCGGAGCATGCCGATGTCTTCGAGCGAGTGTTCGGCACACCGCACGGAACGGATATCGCCATGCTGTGTGCCGCGCACGGTGTTCCGCACGTCGCCGCGGATATCGCCGAATTGGGCGAGGTACTCGGCGCCGGCGCTCGAGCCGTTGGTGGACTGCGCGTCGTCGAGGTGCGAACGGTACGGGACGGATTGCGCGGGCTGCACGCCGATATCCGATCGGGCATCGAGCTCGACCTCTTCGGTGACTCGATGGCTGTCGTAGCCGACAAACAGTGA